The Selenomonas sp. AB3002 genome contains a region encoding:
- a CDS encoding CAP domain-containing protein — translation MCLEAKSVKMVILAAAFCVWFVSLPGSGEAAYEPSFSMKDALHDAAKEVPEREKMTRPAGAVLSYPGRQARFAVSDPEIAEILQEKGEYIVRLRKPGKVLVHVIFPRGNGALPLVRQLQCEVTGSQAERTDTAASQYARQVLELCNAERKQAGLAPLKLDEELAGYAEIRAEEATRKFAHVRPNGKYCSSVMPFSYFSRFRKYGENLAGGQLTPAEAVQGWMNSPGHRANILNPRYKLLGVAYVYRPDSKYKHYWAQQFGTR, via the coding sequence ATGTGTTTGGAAGCCAAAAGCGTAAAAATGGTGATACTGGCGGCAGCCTTTTGTGTGTGGTTCGTGTCCTTGCCAGGCTCGGGAGAGGCTGCCTATGAACCATCATTCAGCATGAAGGACGCTTTACATGATGCAGCAAAGGAGGTGCCAGAGCGAGAGAAAATGACCCGTCCCGCAGGGGCGGTGCTGTCCTATCCTGGGCGGCAGGCCCGTTTTGCTGTGAGTGACCCGGAAATTGCGGAGATCCTTCAAGAGAAGGGCGAGTATATTGTGCGCCTGCGCAAGCCTGGTAAGGTGCTGGTGCATGTCATTTTTCCTCGGGGGAATGGGGCGCTTCCTTTAGTGCGGCAATTGCAGTGTGAGGTGACTGGCAGTCAGGCCGAAAGGACTGACACGGCTGCCAGTCAGTATGCCAGGCAGGTACTGGAACTTTGCAATGCGGAGCGGAAGCAAGCCGGGCTGGCGCCACTGAAATTGGATGAAGAACTGGCGGGCTATGCGGAAATCAGGGCGGAGGAGGCTACGCGCAAGTTTGCACATGTGCGGCCAAATGGCAAATATTGCAGCAGCGTCATGCCTTTCTCGTATTTCAGCAGATTCCGGAAATATGGCGAAAACCTGGCGGGGGGACAGCTTACACCGGCTGAGGCGGTGCAGGGCTGGATGAATTCGCCGGGGCACAGAGCTAATATCCTGAATCCGCGCTACAAGCTGCTGGGGGTGGCCTATGTTTACAGGCCGGATAGCAAGTATAAGCATTATTGGGCGCAGCAATTCGGCACACGCTGA
- the dhaK gene encoding dihydroxyacetone kinase subunit DhaK, with the protein MKKIINAVEKVEEQMVLGLVKSRPEKLRKLDSGNVVVRQPKKEGKVALVSGGGSGHEPAHGGFVGTGMLDAAVAGAVFTSPTPDQILEGIKAVATDEGVLCVVKNYTGDVMNFEMAIDMAKDEDIKADYVVVNDDVAVKDSLYTTGRRGVAGTILVHKIAGAKAEEGASLEEVKAVAEKVIANVRTMGMAITPCTVPAAGKPGFTLTDEEMEIGIGIHGEPGTHREKLQQADEIAKQLLDKILEDIDFKGSEVVLMVNGMGATPLMELCIVNNFVQDYLQEKGVKVYDTMMGNYMTSIEMAGFSLTLLKLDDEMKKLYEAPADTAALHK; encoded by the coding sequence ATGAAAAAAATCATCAACGCAGTGGAAAAAGTCGAGGAGCAGATGGTGCTTGGACTGGTGAAGTCCAGGCCGGAGAAGCTTCGCAAGCTGGACTCAGGCAATGTGGTGGTGCGCCAGCCCAAGAAAGAGGGCAAGGTGGCACTGGTTTCTGGTGGCGGCAGCGGACATGAGCCTGCTCATGGCGGCTTCGTGGGCACCGGCATGCTGGATGCGGCTGTGGCTGGCGCGGTCTTCACTTCTCCTACTCCTGACCAGATCCTGGAGGGCATCAAGGCTGTGGCCACTGATGAGGGCGTGCTCTGCGTGGTGAAGAACTACACGGGTGACGTGATGAATTTTGAAATGGCTATCGACATGGCTAAGGATGAGGATATCAAGGCCGATTATGTGGTAGTCAATGATGATGTGGCGGTGAAGGACAGCCTTTATACTACTGGGCGCCGCGGCGTAGCAGGCACTATCCTGGTGCATAAGATTGCCGGGGCCAAGGCAGAGGAAGGGGCCAGCCTGGAGGAAGTGAAGGCTGTGGCTGAGAAGGTCATAGCTAATGTCCGCACCATGGGCATGGCCATAACTCCCTGCACTGTGCCGGCAGCTGGCAAGCCGGGATTTACCCTCACAGATGAGGAAATGGAAATCGGCATCGGCATCCACGGGGAGCCGGGCACCCATCGGGAGAAGCTCCAGCAGGCTGATGAGATTGCCAAGCAGCTCTTGGACAAGATTCTGGAGGATATCGACTTCAAAGGCAGTGAAGTGGTGCTCATGGTGAATGGCATGGGGGCTACGCCCTTGATGGAGCTCTGCATCGTGAACAATTTCGTGCAGGATTACCTGCAGGAAAAGGGTGTCAAGGTCTATGATACTATGATGGGGAACTATATGACTTCCATTGAGATGGCAGGGTTCTCCCTCACTCTGCTTAAGTTGGATGATGAGATGAAGAAGTTGTATGAGGCTCCGGCTGATACGGCTGCGCTTCATAAGTAA
- a CDS encoding dihydroxyacetone kinase subunit DhaK gives MKKFINGPENLEAEITRGLALSKPGLLRQLPGSNVLVRQNLKKDKVALVFGCGSGHEPAPGGFVGFGMLDAGVPGKIFSSPTPDMILKGIRAVRTNAGVLCLIVNYTGDLLNFRMAMEMAQMEGIAVESVIVADDVATQKSKSVGQRGLAGVVLVMKIAGAEAEMGTDLYGVKETAKWAASGLRTVGVACRPCVIPADGEPSFELGELEMEIGMGLHGEPGVMRCPMMSARDTARQMLELILLDCNYENSEVVVLINGLGGTPIMELYVVNEFVHQYLAEQGIVVYDTMIGNYMTSMEMGGFSISLMRVDPHLKALYDAAAVTPVIRR, from the coding sequence GTGAAAAAATTCATCAATGGGCCGGAGAATCTGGAGGCGGAGATTACCAGGGGGCTGGCTCTGTCAAAGCCGGGCCTTCTCCGCCAGCTGCCTGGCAGCAATGTCCTTGTACGGCAGAATCTCAAGAAGGACAAGGTGGCACTGGTTTTTGGCTGTGGCAGCGGGCATGAGCCGGCTCCTGGCGGCTTCGTAGGCTTTGGCATGCTGGATGCCGGGGTTCCGGGCAAGATTTTTTCTTCTCCCACCCCTGACATGATTTTGAAGGGCATCAGGGCGGTACGGACGAATGCAGGAGTTCTTTGCCTGATTGTGAATTATACGGGAGATCTGCTGAACTTCCGCATGGCCATGGAAATGGCCCAAATGGAGGGCATTGCCGTGGAGTCCGTCATTGTGGCTGATGATGTGGCTACCCAGAAGAGCAAGTCTGTAGGTCAGCGTGGCCTGGCGGGAGTGGTACTGGTAATGAAAATTGCCGGGGCCGAAGCGGAGATGGGAACAGATCTATATGGTGTGAAGGAAACCGCCAAGTGGGCTGCTTCCGGGCTTCGTACCGTGGGAGTTGCCTGCCGGCCCTGCGTAATTCCTGCAGATGGCGAGCCCAGCTTTGAGCTGGGGGAACTGGAGATGGAGATTGGCATGGGGCTGCACGGAGAACCCGGGGTCATGCGGTGCCCCATGATGAGCGCCCGCGACACCGCCCGTCAGATGCTGGAGCTGATCCTTCTTGACTGCAATTATGAGAACAGCGAAGTGGTGGTTCTCATCAACGGCCTGGGAGGAACTCCCATCATGGAGCTTTATGTGGTCAATGAGTTTGTTCATCAGTATCTGGCCGAGCAGGGCATAGTGGTTTACGATACTATGATAGGCAATTACATGACTTCTATGGAAATGGGAGGTTTTTCCATCAGCCTCATGCGGGTAGATCCGCACTTGAAGGCTCTTTATGATGCTGCAGCGGTGACACCAGTTATCAGGCGTTAG
- the dhaL gene encoding dihydroxyacetone kinase subunit DhaL, with protein sequence MIDNKKMCEILGAMAEKVQEQKDFLTELDNEIGDGDHGINLARGFAAVKEKMPSFADKDVGAILKVTGMTLVSTVGGASGPLYGTAFMKAGMACKGMAEIGGKEFLAAFSAAVAGIKQRGKSEEGEKTMLDALCPAERALTEALGGGADLKEALGKAVDAAEEGLVHTKDIIATKGRASYLGERSLGHQDPGATSSLLLLQVFEATL encoded by the coding sequence ATGATCGATAATAAGAAGATGTGTGAGATTCTCGGGGCTATGGCTGAGAAAGTCCAGGAGCAGAAGGATTTCCTCACGGAACTGGATAATGAGATCGGTGATGGGGATCATGGCATCAATCTGGCTCGCGGGTTTGCTGCTGTGAAGGAGAAAATGCCTTCTTTTGCTGATAAGGATGTGGGGGCTATCCTCAAGGTAACTGGCATGACTTTGGTTTCCACGGTGGGAGGAGCTTCCGGGCCTCTCTATGGCACTGCTTTCATGAAGGCTGGCATGGCCTGCAAGGGCATGGCTGAGATCGGCGGGAAAGAGTTCCTGGCAGCCTTCTCTGCTGCTGTGGCAGGCATCAAGCAGCGGGGCAAGTCCGAAGAGGGTGAGAAGACCATGCTGGATGCTCTTTGCCCTGCCGAGCGGGCTCTCACTGAAGCCTTGGGTGGCGGCGCTGACCTTAAGGAGGCTTTGGGCAAGGCTGTAGACGCAGCTGAGGAAGGCCTGGTGCATACCAAGGACATCATAGCTACCAAGGGCAGGGCCAGTTATCTGGGGGAGCGCAGCCTGGGCCATCAGGATCCGGGGGCCACATCCTCCCTGCTCCTGCTGCAGGTTTTTGAAGCTACACTCTGA
- the gpmI gene encoding 2,3-bisphosphoglycerate-independent phosphoglycerate mutase: MAKLKNAPVALIIMDGCGLGDKSDSNNAVQVAKTPVLDGLFEKYKTSQLQASGEYVGLPDGQMGNSEVGHTNIGAGRIIYQQLTRITRDIRNGDFFKNEALLSIVNGVKEKKGALHLMGLVSPGGVHSHQDHLYALLELAKKNGIEEVYVHAFLDGRDVPPQSAQPFLEELEAKCKEIGAGMIATVSGRYYAMDRDNRWERVVKAYEALTHAEGVSADSAVEGLKASYANDVNDEFVVPFVVKGYQGMKNGDGAIFFNFRPDRARQLTHSFVDETFDGFERDENLKIPFATFSQYEDGMNALVAFPPESIDNTLGQIIQDKGMTQLRIAETEKYAHVTFFFNGGVEEPYQGEDRILVPSPKVATYDLKPEMSAVEVTDKVVEAIKSGKYDFIILNYANCDMVGHTGVFPAVIKAVETVDTCVGRFVDAIREVGGEVCITADHGNADQMMDYENDQPFTKHTTNPVPFIVVSDRVKSVQDGALCDIAPTLLTLAGVEIPAEMTGKNLVEL; this comes from the coding sequence ATGGCAAAACTTAAAAATGCACCTGTGGCCCTCATCATCATGGATGGTTGCGGCCTGGGCGACAAGAGCGATAGCAACAACGCTGTGCAGGTAGCCAAGACCCCTGTGCTGGACGGCCTTTTCGAGAAGTACAAGACCAGCCAGTTGCAGGCTTCCGGCGAGTACGTGGGCCTGCCTGACGGCCAGATGGGCAACTCCGAGGTTGGCCATACCAACATCGGCGCCGGCCGCATCATCTACCAGCAGCTCACCCGCATCACCCGCGACATCAGGAATGGCGACTTCTTCAAGAATGAAGCTCTCCTCTCCATCGTCAACGGCGTGAAGGAGAAGAAGGGCGCCCTGCATCTCATGGGCCTTGTTTCTCCCGGCGGCGTGCACAGCCATCAGGATCATCTTTATGCCCTGCTGGAGCTGGCCAAGAAGAATGGCATTGAGGAAGTCTATGTCCATGCTTTCCTGGACGGCCGCGATGTGCCGCCCCAGAGCGCACAGCCTTTCCTGGAAGAGCTGGAAGCCAAGTGCAAGGAAATCGGTGCAGGCATGATTGCCACTGTCAGCGGCCGCTACTACGCCATGGACCGCGACAACCGCTGGGAGCGTGTGGTGAAGGCCTATGAGGCTCTTACCCATGCCGAGGGTGTCAGCGCTGACAGCGCTGTAGAGGGCTTGAAGGCCAGCTATGCAAACGATGTGAACGACGAGTTCGTGGTTCCCTTCGTGGTCAAAGGCTATCAGGGCATGAAGAACGGCGACGGCGCCATCTTCTTCAACTTCCGCCCCGACCGCGCCCGCCAGCTCACCCACTCCTTCGTGGATGAGACCTTCGATGGCTTTGAGCGCGATGAGAATCTGAAGATTCCGTTTGCCACCTTCTCCCAGTATGAGGATGGCATGAACGCTCTGGTGGCTTTCCCGCCGGAGTCCATCGACAACACTTTGGGCCAGATTATCCAGGACAAGGGCATGACCCAGCTGCGCATTGCCGAGACGGAGAAGTACGCTCATGTCACTTTCTTCTTCAACGGCGGCGTGGAGGAGCCCTATCAGGGCGAGGACCGCATCCTGGTTCCCTCCCCGAAGGTTGCTACTTATGACCTGAAGCCTGAGATGAGCGCTGTTGAGGTTACGGACAAGGTGGTTGAGGCCATCAAGTCCGGCAAGTACGACTTCATCATCCTGAACTATGCCAACTGCGACATGGTGGGCCACACCGGCGTCTTCCCGGCTGTCATCAAGGCTGTGGAGACCGTGGACACCTGCGTGGGCCGCTTCGTGGACGCTATCCGCGAGGTGGGCGGCGAAGTCTGCATCACTGCCGACCACGGCAACGCAGACCAGATGATGGACTATGAGAACGACCAGCCCTTCACCAAGCACACCACCAATCCGGTGCCCTTCATCGTGGTCTCTGACCGGGTGAAGTCCGTGCAGGACGGCGCTCTCTGCGACATCGCTCCCACTCTCCTTACCCTGGCAGGGGTGGAGATTCCCGCCGAAATGACGGGCAAGAACCTGGTGGAGCTTTAA
- a CDS encoding phosphoglycerate kinase: protein MDKKTIKDIDVKGKKVFVRVDYNVPFDENQNITNDTRMVRTLPTINYLLDNGAAVILACHIGRPSEAREPQFSTKHLVAHLSELLGKDVKWAADCVGPEAEKAAADLKPGEVLLLENLRYHKAEKKNDPEFAKQLASLADVAVDDAFGVSHRGHASNAGIAQYVEVVAGFLMEKEINYIGKTLEAPQHPFVAIIGGAKVSDKIGVISNMIEKVDKIIIGGGMAHTFDAAKGLPIGKSLCEPDKYDLARDLLKKAEDKGVEVILPVDLVIADKFAADANTQTVDVDKVPDDWQALDSGVKTSEKYVEALKGAKTVIWNGPMGVFEFDAFAKGTLAVAEAVAKATEEGAISIVGGGDSVAALEKTGLTEKISHVSTGGGATLEYLEGKEMPGVAAIADK, encoded by the coding sequence ATGGATAAGAAAACCATCAAAGACATTGACGTCAAAGGCAAAAAAGTGTTTGTCCGCGTGGACTACAACGTTCCTTTCGATGAAAATCAGAACATCACCAACGATACTCGCATGGTGCGCACTCTGCCGACCATCAACTACCTGCTGGACAACGGCGCTGCTGTGATTCTGGCCTGCCATATCGGCCGTCCTTCCGAGGCTCGCGAGCCTCAGTTCTCCACCAAGCATCTGGTGGCGCATCTCTCCGAGCTCCTCGGCAAAGATGTGAAGTGGGCTGCTGACTGCGTTGGCCCCGAGGCTGAGAAGGCTGCTGCTGACCTGAAGCCGGGCGAGGTCCTGCTGCTGGAGAACCTCCGTTATCACAAGGCTGAGAAGAAGAACGATCCTGAGTTCGCAAAGCAGCTGGCATCCCTGGCTGATGTGGCTGTGGATGACGCTTTCGGCGTTTCCCACCGCGGCCATGCTTCCAACGCTGGTATTGCCCAGTATGTGGAAGTGGTTGCCGGCTTCCTCATGGAGAAAGAGATCAACTACATCGGCAAGACCCTTGAGGCTCCCCAGCATCCTTTCGTGGCTATCATCGGCGGTGCCAAGGTTTCCGATAAGATCGGCGTCATCAGCAACATGATCGAGAAGGTTGACAAGATCATCATCGGCGGCGGCATGGCTCATACCTTCGATGCAGCCAAGGGCCTGCCCATCGGCAAGTCCCTCTGCGAGCCGGACAAGTATGACTTGGCCCGCGACCTGCTGAAGAAGGCTGAGGACAAGGGCGTTGAGGTTATCCTGCCCGTTGACCTGGTCATCGCTGACAAGTTCGCTGCAGATGCCAACACCCAGACCGTTGATGTGGACAAGGTTCCCGATGACTGGCAGGCACTCGATTCCGGTGTGAAGACTTCCGAGAAGTACGTTGAGGCTCTGAAGGGCGCCAAGACTGTTATCTGGAACGGCCCCATGGGCGTGTTCGAGTTCGACGCTTTCGCCAAGGGCACCCTGGCTGTGGCTGAGGCTGTGGCCAAGGCTACTGAGGAAGGCGCTATCTCCATCGTAGGCGGCGGCGACTCCGTGGCAGCTCTGGAGAAGACTGGCCTCACCGAGAAGATTTCTCACGTTTCCACTGGCGGCGGCGCAACTCTCGAGTACCTCGAGGGCAAAGAGATGCCGGGCGTGGCAGCTATCGCTGACAAATAA
- the gap gene encoding type I glyceraldehyde-3-phosphate dehydrogenase, which produces MAVKVAINGFGRIGRLAFRQMFDAEGYEVVAINDLTSPEMLAHLLKYDSTQGTYKYADKVEAGEDSITVNGKTIKIYAEKDAKDIPWGKHDVDVVLECTGFYTSKEKASAHLAAGAKKVVISAPAGNDLPTIVYNVNHKTLKAEDKVISAASCTTNCLAPMAKALNDLAPIESGIMCTIHAYTGDQMTLDGPQRKGDKRRSRAAACNIVPNSTGAAKAIGLVIPELNGKLIGAAQRVPTPTGSTTILTAVVKGEVTKDQVNEAMKAQATESFGYNTDEIVSSDIVGMRFGSLFDATQTMVLPTAGGNTQVQVVSWYDNENSYTSQMVRTIKYFAELG; this is translated from the coding sequence ATGGCAGTAAAAGTTGCTATCAATGGTTTTGGTCGTATCGGCCGTCTCGCTTTCCGTCAGATGTTCGACGCTGAGGGTTATGAAGTTGTTGCAATCAACGACCTCACCAGCCCGGAGATGCTCGCACACCTCCTCAAGTACGATTCCACTCAGGGTACCTACAAGTACGCTGACAAGGTTGAGGCTGGCGAGGACAGCATCACTGTGAACGGCAAGACGATCAAGATCTATGCTGAGAAGGACGCTAAGGACATTCCTTGGGGCAAGCATGATGTAGACGTTGTGCTCGAGTGCACTGGTTTCTACACTTCCAAGGAGAAGGCTTCCGCTCATCTCGCAGCTGGCGCTAAGAAAGTCGTTATCTCTGCTCCTGCAGGCAACGACCTCCCGACCATCGTATACAACGTTAACCACAAGACTCTGAAGGCAGAGGACAAGGTTATCTCCGCAGCTTCCTGCACCACCAACTGCCTGGCTCCCATGGCTAAGGCTCTGAACGACCTGGCTCCCATCGAGTCCGGTATCATGTGCACCATCCACGCTTACACTGGCGATCAGATGACTCTCGATGGCCCGCAGCGTAAGGGTGACAAGCGCCGCAGCCGTGCTGCAGCTTGCAACATCGTTCCGAACAGCACGGGTGCTGCTAAGGCTATCGGCTTGGTTATCCCCGAGCTCAACGGCAAGCTCATCGGCGCTGCACAGCGCGTTCCGACCCCGACTGGCTCCACCACCATCCTCACCGCTGTTGTGAAGGGCGAGGTTACCAAGGATCAGGTCAACGAGGCTATGAAGGCTCAGGCTACCGAGTCCTTCGGCTACAACACTGACGAGATCGTGTCCAGCGATATCGTTGGCATGCGTTTCGGCTCCCTGTTCGATGCTACCCAGACCATGGTTCTGCCCACTGCTGGCGGCAACACTCAGGTTCAGGTTGTTTCCTGGTACGACAACGAGAACAGCTACACCAGCCAGATGGTTCGCACCATCAAGTACTTCGCTGAGCTCGGCTAA
- the tpiA gene encoding triose-phosphate isomerase, translating into MARTPIIAGNWKMNNTIAEGVQLVKELAPLVKDAKVDVVVCPTATALASVAEAVKGTNIHVGAQNVHWEKSGAFTGEISTGMLNEIGVDYCVLGHSERRDYFGETDEGVNKRALAAFKAGITPIICCGESLEIREAGTYIDHVVAQINAALEGFTAEEAGKLVIAYEPIWAIGTGKTATFDQAEEVCKAIREAVAKKFNQAAADAIRIQYGGSVKPATIKDLMQQPNVDGALVGGASLKSKDFSEIVNY; encoded by the coding sequence ATGGCTAGAACTCCGATTATTGCAGGCAACTGGAAGATGAACAACACCATCGCTGAGGGCGTGCAGCTGGTAAAAGAGCTGGCTCCCCTGGTGAAGGATGCCAAGGTTGACGTAGTGGTTTGCCCCACGGCTACTGCTCTCGCTTCCGTGGCTGAGGCTGTCAAGGGCACCAATATCCATGTAGGCGCTCAGAACGTTCATTGGGAGAAGAGCGGTGCTTTCACCGGCGAAATCTCCACCGGTATGCTGAATGAAATCGGCGTAGACTACTGCGTCCTGGGCCACAGCGAGCGCCGCGACTACTTCGGCGAGACCGATGAGGGTGTCAACAAGCGCGCTCTGGCTGCTTTCAAGGCAGGCATCACTCCCATCATCTGCTGCGGCGAGTCCCTGGAGATCCGCGAGGCTGGCACCTACATCGACCATGTGGTAGCTCAGATCAACGCTGCTCTCGAAGGCTTCACTGCTGAGGAAGCTGGCAAGCTGGTCATCGCTTATGAGCCTATCTGGGCTATCGGCACTGGCAAGACCGCTACCTTTGACCAGGCTGAGGAAGTCTGCAAGGCTATCCGCGAGGCTGTGGCCAAGAAGTTCAACCAGGCTGCAGCTGATGCTATCCGCATCCAGTACGGCGGCAGCGTGAAGCCTGCCACCATCAAGGACCTCATGCAGCAGCCCAACGTAGACGGTGCTCTCGTAGGCGGCGCTTCCCTGAAGTCCAAGGATTTCTCCGAGATTGTCAACTACTAA
- a CDS encoding GGGtGRT protein, whose product MATFEGYERRIDTINEVCKKYEIKDLDEAKKICDEKGVDPYKIVESLQPIAFENAKWAYTLGAAIAIKKGCKAAADAAKAIGEGLQAFCVPGSVADHRKVGLGHGNLGAMLLSEEAGCFAFLAGHESFAAAEGAIGIAQTANKVRKNPLRVILNGLGKDAAQIISRINGFTFVETEYDFKADKVNIVKEVAYSDGLRAKVRCYGAESVQEGVAIMKLENVDISITGNSTNPTRFQHPVAGCYKKDCIENGKKYFSVASGGGTGRTLHPDNMAAGPASYGMTDTMGRMHGDAQFAGSSSVPAHVDMMGLIGAGNNPMVGMTVAVAVAVQEAMSK is encoded by the coding sequence ATGGCAACATTTGAAGGCTATGAGCGCCGCATTGACACCATCAATGAGGTTTGCAAGAAATATGAGATCAAGGATCTGGACGAAGCCAAGAAGATCTGCGACGAGAAGGGCGTTGACCCCTACAAGATCGTAGAGAGCCTCCAGCCTATCGCTTTCGAGAACGCTAAGTGGGCTTACACCCTCGGCGCTGCTATCGCTATCAAGAAGGGCTGCAAGGCTGCTGCTGACGCTGCCAAGGCTATCGGCGAAGGCCTCCAGGCTTTCTGCGTGCCGGGCTCTGTTGCTGACCACCGCAAGGTTGGTCTCGGCCACGGCAACCTGGGCGCTATGCTCCTCTCCGAGGAAGCTGGCTGCTTCGCATTCCTGGCTGGCCATGAGTCCTTCGCAGCTGCAGAGGGCGCTATCGGTATCGCTCAGACCGCCAACAAGGTTCGCAAGAACCCCCTGCGCGTCATCCTGAACGGCCTGGGCAAGGATGCTGCCCAGATCATCAGCCGCATCAACGGCTTCACCTTCGTGGAGACCGAGTATGACTTCAAGGCTGACAAGGTCAACATCGTGAAGGAAGTGGCTTACAGCGACGGCCTCCGTGCCAAGGTTCGCTGCTACGGCGCTGAGTCCGTACAGGAAGGCGTTGCCATCATGAAGCTGGAGAACGTTGACATCTCCATCACCGGCAACTCCACCAACCCCACCCGCTTCCAGCATCCTGTGGCTGGCTGCTACAAGAAGGATTGCATCGAGAATGGCAAGAAGTACTTCTCCGTTGCTTCCGGCGGCGGCACTGGCCGTACCCTCCATCCGGACAACATGGCTGCCGGCCCTGCTTCTTACGGCATGACCGACACCATGGGCCGTATGCATGGCGATGCCCAGTTCGCAGGTTCCTCCTCCGTGCCGGCTCATGTTGACATGATGGGCCTCATCGGCGCAGGCAACAACCCCATGGTCGGCATGACCGTGGCCGTGGCTGTGGCTGTGCAGGAAGCTATGAGCAAGTAA
- a CDS encoding ATP-binding protein, with the protein MYINWIEYENRTSGQKISHVNFNRLNMLVGASAAGKTTILRVISQFILAISMGHSIKEHCSIRMSFSIEDRLSGGKKLKEYLWELRTKEENVFAAEDSSACPICYEVLHELQGKKDIIKRQDNRINIDGYENLPQVPKLQSAIYIFRENVPFNAIVDDMRGAMTLYNQNVAFNPVSTELLEQIKKIIQDARKNERPIRWHYAVQNKFPISLLIYIVKNTLPDRYDDFLEDLQEIFPEIEEVHINQIASDDGKYYLSIRQNGNLILQPDISSGIMRTIYVLSCIHFCESNALIMFDELENSLGVNCLDEVVERIRQQSIEKNVQFMLTSHHPYIINQIPVKSWLIVSQKDSVIECRRAEELGLGKMQRESFFELINYLKRQSA; encoded by the coding sequence ATGTATATAAATTGGATTGAATACGAAAACAGGACCAGCGGGCAGAAGATAAGCCATGTGAATTTTAACAGGCTTAATATGCTGGTAGGGGCATCTGCTGCAGGGAAAACAACCATTTTGCGTGTTATTTCTCAATTCATTCTGGCAATATCCATGGGGCACAGCATTAAAGAGCATTGCAGTATAAGAATGAGTTTCAGCATAGAAGACAGGCTGTCTGGTGGTAAGAAACTAAAGGAATATCTGTGGGAACTTAGGACAAAGGAAGAAAATGTGTTTGCTGCAGAGGATTCTTCTGCTTGTCCCATTTGTTATGAAGTGTTGCATGAATTGCAAGGAAAAAAAGACATTATAAAGCGGCAGGATAACAGAATCAATATAGATGGTTACGAAAATTTGCCTCAAGTACCTAAATTACAAAGTGCAATCTATATATTTCGAGAGAATGTGCCTTTCAATGCTATTGTTGATGATATGAGGGGAGCTATGACTTTATATAATCAAAATGTTGCCTTTAATCCTGTGTCCACTGAATTGTTGGAGCAAATCAAGAAAATAATTCAAGATGCCAGGAAAAATGAAAGACCTATAAGATGGCACTACGCGGTACAGAATAAATTCCCTATATCTTTGCTGATTTATATTGTAAAGAATACACTTCCAGATAGATATGATGATTTTTTAGAAGACCTGCAGGAAATATTTCCTGAGATAGAAGAAGTGCATATCAATCAGATTGCAAGCGATGATGGCAAATATTATTTAAGCATAAGGCAGAATGGAAACTTGATTTTACAGCCGGACATTTCCAGCGGGATAATGCGTACGATATATGTTTTGTCCTGTATACATTTCTGTGAGTCTAACGCGTTGATAATGTTTGATGAATTAGAGAATAGTCTAGGGGTGAACTGCCTGGATGAAGTAGTGGAGCGTATAAGACAGCAATCCATAGAGAAAAATGTTCAGTTCATGCTGACAAGTCATCATCCTTATATAATCAATCAGATACCTGTTAAAAGCTGGTTGATTGTATCGCAGAAGGATAGTGTAATTGAGTGCAGGAGAGCTGAGGAACTGGGGCTGGGTAAAATGCAAAGAGAAAGTTTCTTTGAACTGATAAACTACTTAAAGAGGCAATCGGCATGA
- the dhaM gene encoding dihydroxyacetone kinase phosphoryl donor subunit DhaM: MVGIVIVSHSQKLAEGVVEIAKMMADKDAPIVAAGGMEDGGLGTSFEKISRAVDEVYSDEGVAILMDMGSAVMTAEMVIEAMEDRRIKLIDGPVAEGAVLAAVEAKMGSSLEVIAQRVEEARDIKKLSE, translated from the coding sequence ATGGTGGGGATTGTGATTGTGTCCCACAGCCAAAAGCTTGCTGAGGGTGTGGTGGAGATTGCCAAGATGATGGCGGATAAGGATGCTCCCATTGTGGCGGCAGGCGGCATGGAGGACGGTGGCCTTGGCACCAGCTTTGAGAAGATCAGCAGGGCGGTGGATGAGGTCTACTCTGATGAAGGCGTAGCTATCCTTATGGATATGGGCAGTGCCGTCATGACGGCAGAGATGGTCATAGAGGCCATGGAAGACCGCCGCATCAAGCTGATAGACGGACCTGTGGCCGAAGGCGCAGTGCTGGCCGCTGTGGAAGCCAAGATGGGATCCTCTCTGGAGGTCATTGCCCAGCGGGTGGAAGAAGCCAGGGATATCAAGAAACTCAGCGAGTGA